A portion of the Colius striatus isolate bColStr4 chromosome 1, bColStr4.1.hap1, whole genome shotgun sequence genome contains these proteins:
- the DIPK2B gene encoding divergent protein kinase domain 2B encodes MEHWICCLCSRAADSLMLLLVLALSCKPSTAATTSPSAPHSTSSYSFGRTFLGLDKCNACIGTSICKKFFKEEIRFDTWLSSHLKLPPSYLLSYSGNYTDDAKSWRMVDITRLTSKYQHDRADKRICTSLMKTKTCSLENALRRTHRFQKWLQAKRLTPDLVQGLSSPMLRCPSQRLLDRIVRRYAEVPDAGSIYMDHLTDRDKLRLLYTLAVNSHPILLQIFPDVEGWPFPRYLGSCGRLVVSASTRPLRDFYGAAPEVVADLALQLLAVLRSMGNNDLNYFFYFTNVDAGTFGVFSNGHLFIRDASMLGIIDKEEGSQLTDSQQEYKDIFSCLTVDCQSSFLSCNSIGEEHSFVLVCQELLPKLLKGKFRQPVQEKIDSFLQHCANGLTDDQGVKEAVTKLAELLKPLRSCDSRFAYRYPDCKYSDKY; translated from the exons ATGGAGCACTGGATATGTTGCCTTTGCTCCAGAGCTGCAGATTCATTGATGCTGCTCCTGGTTTTGGCTTTGAGTTGTAAACCTTCCACAGCAGCAACAACTTCTCCGTCTGCACCTCACAGCACATCCAGCTACAGTTTTGGCCGGACTTTCCTGGGACTTGATAAATGCAACGCCTGCATTGGGACATCCATTTGCAAGAAATTCTTTAAGGAAGAAATAAG GTTTGATACCTGGCTTTCTTCTCATTTAAAGCTGCCCCCCAGCTACCTGCTCAGCTACTCGGGCAACTACACCGACGATGCCAAGAGCTGGCGGATGGTTGACATCACCCGGCTGACCTCCAAGTACCAGCATGATCGGGCTGACAAGCGCATCTGCACCTCCCTGATGAAGACGAAGACCTGCAGCCTGGAGAATGCCCTGCGCCGCACGCACCGCTTCCAGAAGTGGCTGCAGGCCAAACGCCTTACCCCTGACCTGGTCCAG gGCCTGTCTAGCCCAATGCTGCGCTGCCCATCCCAGCGTCTCCTGGACAGGATAGTGAGGCGCTATGCTGAAGTGCCAGATGCTGGCAGCATCTACATGGACCACCTCACTGACCGGGACAAACTGCGCCTCTTGTACACCCTGGCAGTGAATTCACACCCCATCTTGTTACAG ATCTTCCCTGACGTGGAGGGATGGCCGTTCCCAAGGTACCTGGGCTCCTGCGGGCGGCTGGTGGTCAGTGCCAGCACCCGGCCCCTGCGCGACTTCTACGGCGCGGCCCCCGAGGTGGTCGCTGACCTGGCCCTCCAGCTCCTCGCCGTCCTCCGCTCCATGGGCAACAACGACCTCAACTATTTCTTCTACTTCACCAACGTGGATGCTGGCACCTTTGGCGTGTTTAGCAACGGGCATCTGTTCATCAGGGATGCCAGCATGCTGGGCATCATTGACAAGGAGGAAG GGAGCCAGCTGACTGACAGCCAACAGGAGTACAAAGATATATTTAGCTGTTTGACTGTGGACTGCCAGTCTTCATTTTTGTCCTGTAACTCCATCGGAGAGGAGCACAGCTTCGTCCTGGTGTGTCAAGAGCTTTTGCCTAAGCTGCTGAAGGGGAAATTCCGGCAACCAGTGCAGGAGAAAATAGACAGCTTCCTGCAGCACTGCGCCAATGGCCTCACCGATGACCAGGGTGTCAAAGAGGCGGTTACAAAGCTGGCAGAGCTCCTGAAACCACTGCGGTCTTGTGATTCCAGGTTTGCCTACCGCTACCCTGACTGCAAATACAGTGACAAATACTGA